CTGACAGAATCTTTTCTCACGAAAGAGCTGAAGGACCAGCCGTAATCAGTCACGTCTTCAGCAAGGTCCTGTCTCTTTTGTGGTTGTCCTTTGCTGCTGGGCTGTTCGTTTGATTTCACTGAACGGCGGTAAGGACTGCAGTCTTCCAAAACATACCTGAGTACACACATAACAtaagcaagcacacacacacacacctcaactgAGTGGGTATATCAGTTCTCACCTTGTTTTTGCAATAGCGTCCTCAAGAAAAAACTGGTCTACAGGGAATGTTCTCCCTAAACAAAGAAGAGCCGATGTAGTACAGCTTGAGCATGAAAATGGTACACTATCAATACCATTCATGCACTGTGTGGAACATCATAACAGGCTGGTTAAGATGGCATTAAGCTGGGGCAGTTCACCTGGTATGTGGATGGTGGGGCAGTTGTAATAGTACTGGGAGAAAAGCTCAGCATTGAGCGTGGCACTCATCAGGATGACTTTCAGATCAGGCCGCTGTGCGATGAGATCCCGCAGAACCAGTAACAGGAAGTCACTGAGGAAAAACAGAGGGGGAGAAAGTGATCTCACAATGATGCACGATCCTGGAGATCCGCGAGATCACAGAATCATGACGCCTCCATTCAAAACTCGAGTGTCAGTGATGAAAAGTAACACAAGTATTTGAAGAAAAGCTTAGAGGTGGATCAGAGTGGGAAGATAGGTGCAAATTAATACACTCCATGCAGATTTCtcaaaatgaaaccattttcCATGAAAAACTAGCCAGATAATTGATAATCATGTGCACATAAGTGACTCCAACATGCTGCATCGGATAGCTGTGATGACTTGCTTTGCAGTAGGAGCCTATGGACAATGTGTGTTACGTGTGCAAAGTTTACAAGATGAGCAGAGTGACTGTGTGGGATCTGAGATCACCTCTCCTGAGTGCGTTCATGCACTTCGTCCACAATGACGTGTGTGACACCCTTGAGTTCTGTGTCACCTTCCAGACGCCTTAGCAGAACCCCAGTAGTACAGAACATTAAACGGGTACTAAGTGACTgaaaagacaaaacacacacaaaatgcatgttCATATAAGAACCATGGAATTCAGAGCCAGTGCACTGCATTCTGGGAACTGTCATCAGGCTTTCCGGCTCACCCGGACCATTTCCAGCCGGATCTGGTAGCCTGTGGAATGGCCCAGGCGTTCTGCACGCTCCTGTGCAACGCGTGTGGCGACAGAGATGGCTGAGATGCGCCGTGGCTGCGTGCAGATTATGTTGGCCACGCCCCCAAATGACTGGTTAGTCAAAGATTCATCCAGAATGAACTGTGGAATCTGAGTGGTTTTACCACAGctgcagaaacaaacacacacacacacacaaaaaacgtTTATTCAAGTACTTTTATATCTCATCAGACCATGTatatgagcatgtgtgtgtgcgtcgagagaaagagagagagagagagagagagagaggcactcACCCAGTCATGCCGCTCACCACAAGAACCTGGTTCTCCTGCAGACTCTGCAGTATGTTCTGCTTCTCTTCCCAAACTGGTAGTTTCTGCCTCTGGTGCTGCATAGATACATAATGCCTAGAAGACTGAGGcagaaaatatgtttattatctggatgatataaaatgtgtgtgtatgtgtgtacagatCTGTGTTTACCAGCTTGCTCCTGAACTCTTTGCGCAACTTCTTGTTTGCCTGTTGAACCTCTTCAGTCTTCACCTCGTTtctaaccattttttttctctgggtCACATAACTCTCAGTTTCCACTTGAAaagcctcctctcctcccacaTCCTTtagttcctcctcctcctgatcATCTTCCTCCAGATCCTCCTGAAACGCTGTGGCAGCTGAGACAGACAAATGCACGTAGGTCACATCCTGTGAGGTCTCACATCCTGTGAGGTCACTTTATAtggatctattattatggcccggcgtTATGACTGGATATGACGAGTGGATAACttcaactcccttctagctggtctacctcgaAGTACCATCCGACCTTTACATCcgaactcatacaaaatgcagcagcacgactgattttcaaccttcccaaattctcccacaccacccctctgctacgttccctccactggctcccagtagctgcacgcatcagattcaaaatactgatgctggcctacaaagccaaacatggagtagcaccatcctacctcacagcccttataacacctcgcactgcacctcgtatactccgagcctccagtactgctcgcctggtccctccatctctgaaggtaaaaggaaaacattcatctagactcttctccgtcttggcccctcggtggtggaatgaacttcccctcgaggtcagaacagctcagtcactgagcaccttcaaacggcagctcaagaccttcctctttagagaatatttagataatAGTTGTAACATTcatattgtcgaacttgtgtacagaatctacaacggagtgaataaaaaggttgtattcatagttgggggtctgttcacttcatcgatggtaacttgaaagcacgttgtaagtcgctctggataagggtgtctgccaaatgccttaaatgtaaatgaagcactggtaacacacaaactacagatcccatcagttgccttgccgaacatGATCTTTACTCTGCACCtcaatctgtacaggagcagtttccacatCAATGACAAAAGGGCCACCGGGCCCTTATCACCAGAATGTTTATCACCAGAATGTTTGATAATGTTGTTTAGGTTGGTAGTAGGGGACAAAGACCACTTTCGTGATGTCCACTGATAGCCATGTACATGTACAACGCATATTAAGAGGGTCGGGGGGACAGAGAAAAATGGAGGAGTTTGATGCAGTGTCTAGGCCTGAATTCTGATCTCTACCTTCATTTCGCTTCTCCCTGACGTTGCAGTTGGTGGCTGAGGTGTTTGTTGCCTTAGGTGCATTCGGCAAAGTTGATTCTGAGGTGCTTCGGCCATTCCTGCTCCTGCTCATCGTGGTGACACAAGGCGGGACGCTGTACTTGTGATGGGTGGCAGCAAGAAGCTCTCTGGATTGATGCTCCTCTTCCAGCGCGGAGAGTAAGGTATAAATTACTGGCTCGCCTTCCTGTGCGGCACTTAGTGATAATCCAAAGAGGAATTCGGTCAGGGTGAGACGCCCCGCCCCTGGAAGGGATGGGTCATTGGTGCTGAAGGCCACCAGTGGGGGCTGGAAAGGGTAAAGGCTGCCAGATGGGAAGCGAACCTCGAGCTGGTAGACGAGCGCCTCGGTGCTGCTGAAGCCTGGCTGACTTGGCCCTTGAAGGTCAGGGGGAACTTTGTCTTCCCCTGGCAGCTGATGCTTAAACCGGCACCGAGACCCAAATTTGCACCCTGAGCCTTTCAGGTAAAACTTACACACCTGTGTGGCTGAGGACGTCTGCTTGGGCTTGGAGTTCGTCCTCTTACCCGCTGAAAGCAGCCAGTCCAGCTGGAGATCTATGGTCCATACGCGGTCTGTGATTCGCTGGCAGAAGCGCTCACCATAAATGGCGGTGAGGGCCAGTGCTTCCTCCTGGCGGAGTGATGCGCAGTCGCCTGGGACGGGGGACGGGACCACTGTGGGGGCCAGTGCCTTGTCTCCGTAACGCTCTGAAAACAACTGGTAGAGGAGGAGCTCCAAGGTTTCTCCAACATCACCTGAACCCGTCTCCAACACAAGATGGCTGCGCTCGCGGTCAAAGCCGTACCTGCCAAGGAAAACACGCATACTTTACAGTCTGTACTATTTAGCCTCAAGTCTCAAACTATTGGTTATTATTCCACCAGGGGTGggagtggcctagtgggtaacacactcgccaatgaaccagaagaccacaaagtcacaggttcaaatcccacttactaccattgtgtccctgagcaagacacttaaccttgagtgtctccagggggactgtccctgtaactactataagtcaccctggataagggtgtctgataaatgccttaaatgtaaatcatataTTAGgtatgcccacacacacacacacatatatatatcatattaaTTATATGGGCAGAATTAATGAATGTGAATGATATGGgccaaaaaaaagttgttttgtttaaatgttcacatGCATTAAATTAGACatacagttcagcattcagccacatacatttgttgaaaatatttataatgtttaCTTGTAGAgcagcattttcatttcaacagtAAAACCTCTGGCCTGTACTGTCATCAGCAGGTACCTGCAGAGCGTCCCCAAGGCAAAGAGGGTGGCCACAGGCTCTGGAGAGCGTCTCCGGGGCTCCTCCTCACATGCTCCCGTCTCAGCAAACTCCACACCATCGTCACGCGTACTCCAGAACTGACCTTCCTCGCGGGGATCCAGTTCATCGaactcctcttcttcctcatcacAATCAGAGCCTGTctcactgaaaataaataaataaatggaatcTTCAATACTGACCACTGATACATAAAACGATTATTGATAGACTCTCAGTACACAAAAGCCAGCATAGCTTAAAAGTCGAAGTGAAGACACACAACAGAATAGCGAGAGACTCCATTTTCCAGTAACGCTCCTAACATGCATCCAACCCGCCAGCCTGGACTCAGGTGTATTGCAGCAGTGCAGAATTCACGATGGACTAGTTTGAGTGTTTTTGATGAAGATGGCAAAGTAGAGGGTCATTggagtattattattatatattataattaacatacacacacacatacctgtcAGGGTCGTTGAACTCTTGGGTCTGCAGTTCTCTCAGTAATTCTGTGACCTGAAGCTGGTTCTTAGAAGTCATGTGGATTTTCTGCAGGGGCAGGAAAGTGTGGCTAGGCCTGCCCCGTTCCGGCCCTTTCTCATCCTGTCGGGGACTTCTTCGTCCACGTGTCCCTTGGCTGCCACCTCTGCTAGTCCCCCTCGACCCCCGTCCTCGACTCCTTGAGGGTGGTGGTCCATGGGGCCGAGTAGGGCCCAGATTTAGACTGAAATCGTCTCCATCTCCCCAGTCACTTATCGCTCCTTTCctacctccaccaccacctccacctcctcttgGCTTGTTGAATCTTCCACCTCCGCGGTTGGGcttccctctcctccttccACTCATTCTCTTTAACTCCTAGCTTACCCACCTGCATTGGAGAGATGGTTGTAAATAAGTgatgtttaaacacacacacacacacacacacacacacagcacaggccaaaagtttggacacaccttctcattcaatgtgtttctttattttcacgaccattggtagattctcactgaaggcaacaaaaataatcaaacgtatgaatgaacacatgtggagttatgtacttaacaaaagtggagtcaccagacctgaacccaatccagatggtttggggtgagctggagtgaaggcaaagtggccaacaagtgctaaacacctctgggaactccttcaagactgttggaaaagcatttcaggtgacgacctcttgaagctcatcgagagaatgccaagagtgtgcaaagcaatttctattttgaagaaactagaatataaaacatcttttcagttatttcactgaaatacttaactccacatgtgttcattcagttttgatgccttcagtgagaatctaccaacgtaaatagtcacgaaaataaagaaaacacattgaatgagaaggtgtgtccagacttttggtcagtactgtatatatacacataaaatatatttaataaaactaaacactacTCTCATAGAGCACTTCTCATTCCAACCTGCAATGGGATTTGTACTCCCGCCATATACCGCAGAACAGTGTTAATGAGAAACGTTGTTAAATTTAAGAACCCTTCCCACACGTCAGGCAGAGCAGAGCTAAAGCAGGAGCGGAACTCCGTTAGTCCCCGCAGGGCGACATCGGTGACGCGGGGTGGCGCTGCACACCGGGCGCGGACGTGGGAGAGGCCCACCGTCCTCACGCTAAAGAGTCGACTGTCGAAGTGAAAAGAGACGAACACGATCATACGACCTGGTCCACATTGACCCCGTCTACTTCTCACCGGCCAGCGCTCCGTTCCTCTCTTCCTTCTCCTCGTCCTCCGTAGTTTTCGAGATGTGGGCGCCATCTACCGGACTGGAGTTTGGTGACAAATCGGAATGTAAAAATCGGTCTATCGTACGATTAAACAACAAACTTAACTAGCTAACTTAATTAACAGCCAGATAACTACCGGAGCCGAAAAGATGGAGAGCTGGAAATAGAGGCTCTAAAAGTTTAAATCGGAACAATTCTCGCAGCAGTGACATACCTCAAAGACAATGtgattttctttgtgtgtgatATGTCTCACAATCAAACGAACGAGGCTTTATGCTCAATAACGCTGAAGGAAACGTTTAAATAAACTTAACAATAAGACAATTTTGAACTTGACCGACCCATAAGTACCCTACGATTTTATTGCGGCAATACTACTTGTGACGTCACAGGGTCCCATGGCACACGTCGTTGACCCTACGACCCACGTAAATAATTGAATTTAGTTTGGCTCCTGATTAGTTGCGACAAGGATATGTGCACAGTTTGGTTCGCAAAGAAGAGGAAATTTCGCATGgatgtgctttataaataatcTCGCCTTGCGTTTCTATAGGATGCATGCAAGGAGCTAAATTCATTCTAATTAATTTGTCTTGTATTAATACAGGCAGGATCAGAATTTATTTACTGGTGTGAACCCCACCAACTTTTTATGCTACTATTGTCTTGCTGTGCTTTATTTTATCAGCAATCGTATTTTTATCGTTATCGTATTTGGATGTTATTCAGATGTTATGTTATACTGTACAAACAGTAGCCAACATGGAAGAACATGCTGACTCCACCATGCATCCTGCTGAGTCTTGTCCCCAGATAAATGAAACACACATACCCCGGACGTAGCAGTAAAAGCCTGTCTTTTTAATCAGCTCTGGCtggtatttattttaacaacTGGTTGACGGGAGGACTCTCCATCCGGACACTAATTCCTGGTTTAGTGGAATGTCATAAATTTATGTCAAtccatttcaaaacattttGCCTCGTGTTCATATgcatatcaaataataattcaaaagacacacaaacacaagtgcCCAGAGCACAAATTTATTATTTCCTAAAAACTGTAAGGCGCTGCAGGGGTGCAAGTGTACATGTTTCTGGGACGACCACTACCAGACAGAGCCGTCCTGTCCATCTGCTCAACCTATAAAATAGTGCATAGCTGAAGAGAAGTACATCCTTCCAGTCGACCGCTGAAAGTCCTACTGACAAGTGTCAGCCTGTTATCAATTGttcagaacaataaaaacaatccAACACACTCAATCGCtcgcacacccacacaaacacacacaagtgtacAAAGTTACATTCTGAAATTCGTTCATTGAAATAAATACTGAGTAGGCTAAATTGTGATATGAAGGACGAGTCGACAGTGCTGGGGCAGACGTGAAGAAAATCTGCACCCAGTCGCAGCACTACATAACAGGCCGGTCAGTGTGACACATAATCAATCGGTCATTACAACAAGTTACCGTTCCAGGAGCATGAAGGTCAACGC
Above is a genomic segment from Denticeps clupeoides chromosome 8, fDenClu1.1, whole genome shotgun sequence containing:
- the dhx57 gene encoding putative ATP-dependent RNA helicase DHX57; translated protein: MSGRRRGKPNRGGGRFNKPRGGGGGGGGRKGAISDWGDGDDFSLNLGPTRPHGPPPSRSRGRGSRGTSRGGSQGTRGRRSPRQDEKGPERGRPSHTFLPLQKIHMTSKNQLQVTELLRELQTQEFNDPDSETGSDCDEEEEEFDELDPREEGQFWSTRDDGVEFAETGACEEEPRRRSPEPVATLFALGTLCRYGFDRERSHLVLETGSGDVGETLELLLYQLFSERYGDKALAPTVVPSPVPGDCASLRQEEALALTAIYGERFCQRITDRVWTIDLQLDWLLSAGKRTNSKPKQTSSATQVCKFYLKGSGCKFGSRCRFKHQLPGEDKVPPDLQGPSQPGFSSTEALVYQLEVRFPSGSLYPFQPPLVAFSTNDPSLPGAGRLTLTEFLFGLSLSAAQEGEPVIYTLLSALEEEHQSRELLAATHHKYSVPPCVTTMSRSRNGRSTSESTLPNAPKATNTSATNCNVREKRNEAATAFQEDLEEDDQEEEELKDVGGEEAFQVETESYVTQRKKMVRNEVKTEEVQQANKKLRKEFRSKLSSRHYVSMQHQRQKLPVWEEKQNILQSLQENQVLVVSGMTGCGKTTQIPQFILDESLTNQSFGGVANIICTQPRRISAISVATRVAQERAERLGHSTGYQIRLEMVRSLSTRLMFCTTGVLLRRLEGDTELKGVTHVIVDEVHERTQESDFLLLVLRDLIAQRPDLKVILMSATLNAELFSQYYYNCPTIHIPGRTFPVDQFFLEDAIAKTRYVLEDCSPYRRSVKSNEQPSSKGQPQKRQDLAEDVTDYGWSFSSFVRKDSVSDSVTDQKLSFQDLTVRYSDYSKSVVKTLSALDFEKINFDLLENVLEWILEGDHNYPPGAVLVFLPGLAEIKQLYEQLQSNRMFNNRTAKRCAVYPLHSSLSNEDQQAVFTRPPEGVTKIIISTNIAETSVTIDDVVYVIDSGRMKEKRYDASRSMESLEDVWVSRANALQRKGRAGRVASGVCFHLFTSHCFTHHLAQQQLPEILRAPLEQLCLRVKVLDTFAERPLDSVFLRLIEPPSEVSLTAARDRLCALGALTSDEILTPLGWHLACLPVDVRIGKLMLLGAIFRCLDPALTIAASLAFKSPFVSPWDKRQEANESKLRFSVANSDHLALMQAYKGWCTAAKNGAKAGYHYCRENFLSSRGLQEIACLKRQFAELLSDIGFVKEGLKSRVIERMSSKGTDGVQEATGHEANLNADNIKLMSALLCAALYPNVVQVRSPQSKYKHTSKGAMKMQPKASELHFITKNDGAVHIHPSSVNFTVRHYDSPYLVYHEKVRTSRIFIRDCSMVSVYPMVLFGGGQVNVKLQRGEFIVSLDDGWIRFAAASHQVAELVKELRWELDQLLEEKIKSPSMDLISCPRGSRIIDTIVSLISTQ